ggtttcttgatatttgatttgTTCTTTTAAGATGGACATTCAAAGAGGATTTTGTGATTCGGGCATTTTCTCTGAGTCAGAGCGAATGTTGTTGTTAACTTGTTATCCCCTTTCCTTTTCTAATATCTTTTGGCTATTatgtttcttttctctctctttttgttcttttattattataaaataaatatacttCCTTTGGTGGTCATGAACTCGCCCTACATCAATGTTCCTACCAGAGCCAAAATTGCTTGCATTGGGCGAGTTTGTTAAAAGAGCTTTCCATGATACCATCTATCATTATATATTAGCTATTGCTAATTTTGTTCCAACTAATATAGTTTTTCTTTGGATTTCAGTTCAACATGTCTCCATCATCGAGTTTGTGCATTAACTATTTTTCATGGATCTGGTACTATCTCTTACGTTGAAACCAATGAGAAATATATTGGTAATTGCGTCCAGTTGAACTtgagttaatttttttttatgatacacTTGGCCATTTaagtttttaaattatttatggttCTCATTTATGAAACAACTCTTaagatttttttgttcttttgcgcTGTATttgaaatatatgtatatatatgtttttcaaaAGCCTTTTCCTAAAATTTGATTATATCTCAGATAAGTGGATTATTGGTAAGTAAACAAAATTAGTGGATTACTTACTATGTGTGTTGCTTGGTTATTTTGTTTTACATGGAGTTCCATTATCTCCTTGTTTTCAAAATAATGAAAAGTTGTCTGACTAATATAAGCATAAATTCAGCATTTTAGTTTTCTTTAGTTGCATAGTTATTCTTATAAGATAATCATTTTTCTGTTTACTTAAAGAAACTTTTCTTGCCTTCGTGGCATACAGACAGGTAATGGAGAACAAAATTCAGGAGGGTGAATATTTGGCCCTAATTAGTGAGCTCACTAATACAAATACTATACAGAATCATGAGGTGGAGTTTCAGCAACCTGACATTGAAAAACTGGAACTTGTGGAGGTGAAGGCTAATACAGAATGTTCAGAAGGTGCTTCTGAGAATGAGATAGAATTCCTTTTGCGTAGAGTTAAAAGTACTGCAACAATGCTTGCCTACCTGAAATCTAAAGCAACAATCATGGCAATTCCTCAATTAGCTCATACGTCATGTGGGATCAAACATCAAGAGGGGGTAGGGCTTGTTGACAAACATGGGATACCAGTATCTGATTGGTTTAAGGATGTTGATTGCCCTTCCTCGGAAGATTCAGATGTGGAAGTTCAACTGACAAATATTCCTCAGTTTGAATCTTTTGATGCCAATGATGGAGCATATACTGGTGAATTACTCAGTACAGTACACATGGTATCAGATGTCATGGAATCTCTCATTAAGAGAGTTATCATGGCAGAAACTGAAGCTGATAATCAGAAGGAAAAAGTGAAGTTGGGCATGGAAGAAAATACAAAGATGACCCTTCAAATTGAGATCATGTCAGCAAAGGTTGAAGAGATGGAAAAGTTTGCACTTGGTGCAAATAGTATTCTGAATGAAATGCGGCAGAAGGTTGAGGATATGGTCGAAGAAACATTAATACAGCGACAACAAGCTGAAGAGAACAAGCAGGAGCTTCATCGTGTAAAGCAGAACTTTGAGACATTAAGATCATTTGTTAAAAGTCTTATCAGTGTCAGAGAACTCCTCCTATCATCGGAGCAACAATTTCAGACTGTTGATGAACTTTTTGACAGGTACCTTATTCTATTTACTTGAGCCAACCGCATTTTTGTTGCTTTAGTTATTAGATTCTAACTTACATAAGTTGTTTCTAGCTTGACTTGTAGTATCCTTAACTTTTGATAGTTCCTGTGTACATCTAATTAGCAATATCATCATTTGAATTAAGAAGTCAAGTTTGTATTCATAGCTTTAAGCCATGTGGTGGCACTAAAatagttaaaaataaaaataaggaaaGTATCTACATTTTGCCGTGGTATATATTTTCTATTTCATTCTCTTGTCATATTTGCTAAAACAtctttttctttattgttttgATTCAACTAGTACCGGGTAAAACTTTTAGTACAATATAACTTAATATGTATGTGAACATCATAATGTATTTTGATGTGAAGTTATGGATATCACTCTGATGTCTACATCTGTTTAGTGTAAATCATACTATTTATTTCCTAAATGGATGTCTACATCGTGAGATTTCAGTATTTGCTTTATCATGCATGGTAATTGCTTTCTCATGCTGATTTCTACATCGTgagcttatgatatttttttaatgattcacATTGTCTGGCTTTTCTGTTTCTTTCATGAAATGGATGTGAATAAAGTTTCAGTCTCTCAGACTTATCACCAGAGTCCAGTAGCACTCCTGTGGTAGTATGTATTTTCATAGCCAACATATCaaaatttcttttatatttttgtcGGATTTTAAAATTGAAATCCAGAGGATTACTTTACCAAAGAGCTCTTTGTTTCGATATACAGGCTGCTTGTTGAGACGACTCATTTACAGAATGATAAGTTTCAGAAGGAGGCTGAAGTTCAGAAGCTCATTGAGGAGAATGTGAGATTGAGAGCTCTGTTAGACAAGAAGGAGGCTGAATTACTAGCCATGAATGAACAATGTAAGTTCATGGCTATTAGTAGTGGCAATTAATTGATCATATATTGAACAGTTGAAATATTCAACGTGGTGATCCTTCTACCACACTGAAAGTTTGTGGTTAAATTCTTTAACTGTACAGTTCTGAGTGTGCAATGGTCAAGTACATACAGCTTTTCGGACATGTTGCAAAATGTAACTGGCTGCTACATTGATCGACCAAAATGTCACTGGGATTTATGAATGTGCTATCATCATTCTGATTATTATTTCAGAGAATCGAAGAGTGTCCTTATATGTCTTAACTTCTATGCTTGTTTCTAATGAGCAATGCTAGATCAGAGATGTTGGTCCTATTGATGTTTTGTGCCACTCAAGGATCCAAGCGGGAATGATCATCCTGTTTCTCCAACTAAAACTCGTCATTTTCATGTACCACACTTTCTTTGTTCTATTCCTTTTCTAATGACTATTGGTGACATTGTTATTATGTTAACAGGAATCATATAGCTCCCATATCATATTGGTTCAATTTTTAGCTCTGCTTGATTTTTCTCTGGTTCCTCATTTTTGTGGAAGAGCATCATATCTGAAATCCTATCATAACACGGTTGAAGTCATACTGATACAATTTGGAAATCATTCATTGCCTTCTTTGTTCTCTGTACAGGTTGatgtttttgctgcatctttacttTCATCTTTTCGTTATGACTTTTTATGTCACTCTTTATTGAACTCAAATCAACCACTAGGATTGCCCGTGCCTTTAGATTCTCACAAGCTCAAATCAATCATGTGTTTTCTTCTTCCCAAAATTTAAAAGAGAAAGACACCCATTTTTATAACATTTTATTTCTAGTTCCAATTTCCACACAGAACATTCTCCATAtgtcaataataattattataatgatACTAAATTACTAATATCAGTAGTAATAGTAAGTAGTATTAGCAACAGGAAGAAGAAAATGATCATGATATGATCAAACTTCTGACCCAAGTTGGGTTCATCTCGAAGGCTTAGACCCAACCAGTTGGTGAACGCCAAACGCACCGTTTCTTTATCTAACGGCCATGGGCCATTGGCATCGACGTCAGCATCGACTAACCCCCACGATCTCGTACCCGAGTAAATACCACGAGATAGCTCATCCGGGTCCCATGTTTTCCATCCTCCAAACCTCAGCTCGCTACTTTCGGGAGTGAAGGTAGCGGAAAAAAGAGGCTCCTCGATTCGCCCTCTTTTCTgcttggattcgagcatcggatcGCAGCGAGGGAAGGCGTCGCGATGAGGGGAGCAAAGCAGCCGATCTACGCCGGGAGGGCATGGGTGAGGCGGCAGCCGCCCAAAGTGAAGGCGTTCCTCTGCGTGGTCACGGGCATGGCGGCCCTCGTCTTCCTCCGCTTCATCGTTCACGACCACGACAACCTCTTCGTCGCTGCAGAGGCCGTCCACGCCCTTGGAATCTCCGTCCTCATCTATAAGCTCACCAAGGAGAGGACCTGCGCCGGTGCCTGCCGCCCTCGCTTTCCCTTTGCTTGCTCTGTTTTGGTTTATTTTGATCTGTTGTTAATTCAAGAAATCGATCTTCGTAtagtttttgataaaaaaatcgtAAATCTTACTTCTTCTGTGTGCTTGATTTGATTGTGGATGTAGCGGCGAGAATAATACTTGATGAAATTTTGTGATTTACCTAAAGGGTGCTTTAGATACGATGACTCAAGAAAGTTAATTGTTCACCGTCTGACATAATTTATGGGCTGGAGCAGTATCTGATTTATCGTCAGGGTTCTGATTTGTGAGTTTGTTGGAGCTACCGTTACCGTTGATGGTAGGGTTATGACATGGAAGTTTGGAGAAGCGTATTACATCGTTGCTACTAGCAGAATTATCAGCTGATTACAAAGTTCAAAAATTCTGCTCATGAGAACTTCGAAAAGATTGGCTTTGGGTGGTTAGTTATATTTAGAACATGTTCTATTTCTGGATTGAATAGATGTGCCTGCTTAATGACGGTTTAAGTGAGTCTACAATTTGAGCTTATCAAAATCTATCATAAAATTCATGTTGCTATATGGACATTTGCATATTCTCTTGCTTGCCCCATTGTTGGTgttatttttccagcattatcatTTATGAGTACATGTGAGACCATGAAATAAAAGAACTACAAGAAAAAACCCTTCTTAGAATTTATCTGATTATGGATTTCTTTAATATATTTTTGTTATGTTTACTAATTTTTCCAATTAAGTTATTCAGTTTCTGTCTCATAAGGAGTTCCAACTTCGTTTTGAAGTGaactaacatttttttttttgggaatctGGAACATTCTTTCATGGAGCATTGAaatgctaaaaaaaaaaatagaacttcTAACCTTATAATTTCTTTCACATGTATCTTCAAATAGTTGATTGCATCAAACTTTTTAAAGATTTATTTGTATTACTTATATGTGAGGCTCTTAGATATTTGTTTTTACTAGGGAGTTGAATGGATTTAATAGGTCATGAATTTTTGTTGCTTTGGAATTCATGGTACCTACCTCTAAGCTTATATAAATTGCACTTATCTTCTTGAATTGATTTCGTGCATTTACAATTCTTAATTTGCAGGACTTTCATTGAAGTCTCAAGATTTAACAGCTTTGTTTTTAGCTGTCAGACTTTATTGCAGCTTCGTTATGGAATACGATATACACACATTGCTAGATTCTGCCACTCTTGCTACTACTCTTTGGGTTATTTACATGATTCGATTTAAACTGAAGTCTAGTTACATGGAGGATAAGGACAACTTTGCCATATATTATGTGGTAAGATATGTTATGTATGTTTTCAAAAACAAAATGATAATAATCTCATTGGAAATTATTTTCTTGGTTGAAGTAATGGCTTTAGCCTACTCTTTGGAATATTTTGTATTTGTGATGGAGGAAATGTTCTTCAAATTTGGGTGATGAATTTGTTTTTCAAAGTTTGTATTTCCTTCACTCGGGTCTCAAGGGTCAATAACATGGAGGGTTGGGATTTTGAAGGAAATATACAAGTTTATTAAAAGTTTATTTTTCTTCTACTAAGAGTTTCTTTTAATTTAAGCCTCTTTGCTAGTCTCAgaaaattttcttagctgctaTAACAGTGTACCTTTTATTTAAGATTATAAATGGATCAACCGTTTTTCTGTTTTATATGATTGTAGGTTGTGCCTTGTGCTCTGTTAGCCTTTGCAGTTCATCCTTCTACATCACATAACATTTTCAATAGGATATGTTGGGCATTTTGTGTTTATTTGGAAGCTGTTTCAGTTCTGCCCCAGTTACGGTTGATGCAGAACACAAAGGTGCAACCTGAATTCTGAGattcttgtaaattttttataAAAGTTTTCTAATTGTATCTTCAACATGCTTTCTAGATTGTAGAACCATTCACAGCTCATTACGTTTTTGCTCTGGGGGTTGCAAGATTTCTGAGTTGTGCTCACTGGGTCCTTCAGGTTGGTTTAGTATGAGATTTGGTTCTTTTATGGCAATATTGTTCATATTTGCATTTTGATTAGGAATTATTAATATGTCACCCATGT
This DNA window, taken from Musa acuminata AAA Group cultivar baxijiao chromosome BXJ3-7, Cavendish_Baxijiao_AAA, whole genome shotgun sequence, encodes the following:
- the LOC135585151 gene encoding uncharacterized protein LOC135585151 isoform X2, encoding MENKIQEGEYLALISELTNTNTIQNHEVEFQQPDIEKLELVEVKANTECSEGASENEIEFLLRRVKSTATMLAYLKSKATIMAIPQLAHTSCGIKHQEGVGLVDKHGIPVSDWFKDVDCPSSEDSDVEVQLTNIPQFESFDANDGAYTGELLSTVHMVSDVMESLIKRVIMAETEADNQKEKVKLGMEENTKMTLQIEIMSAKVEEMEKFALGANSILNEMRQKVEDMVEETLIQRQQAEENKQELHRVKQNFETLRSFVKSLISVRELLLSSEQQFQTVDELFDRLLVETTHLQNDKFQKEAEVQKLIEENVRLRALLDKKEAELLAMNEQCKFMAISSGN
- the LOC135585151 gene encoding uncharacterized protein LOC135585151 isoform X1; this encodes MRNILVMENKIQEGEYLALISELTNTNTIQNHEVEFQQPDIEKLELVEVKANTECSEGASENEIEFLLRRVKSTATMLAYLKSKATIMAIPQLAHTSCGIKHQEGVGLVDKHGIPVSDWFKDVDCPSSEDSDVEVQLTNIPQFESFDANDGAYTGELLSTVHMVSDVMESLIKRVIMAETEADNQKEKVKLGMEENTKMTLQIEIMSAKVEEMEKFALGANSILNEMRQKVEDMVEETLIQRQQAEENKQELHRVKQNFETLRSFVKSLISVRELLLSSEQQFQTVDELFDRLLVETTHLQNDKFQKEAEVQKLIEENVRLRALLDKKEAELLAMNEQCKFMAISSGN
- the LOC103973363 gene encoding uncharacterized protein LOC103973363, whose translation is MRGAKQPIYAGRAWVRRQPPKVKAFLCVVTGMAALVFLRFIVHDHDNLFVAAEAVHALGISVLIYKLTKERTCAGLSLKSQDLTALFLAVRLYCSFVMEYDIHTLLDSATLATTLWVIYMIRFKLKSSYMEDKDNFAIYYVVVPCALLAFAVHPSTSHNIFNRICWAFCVYLEAVSVLPQLRLMQNTKIVEPFTAHYVFALGVARFLSCAHWVLQVLDTRGRLLTALGYGLWPSMVLLAEIVQTFILADFCYYYVKSLVGGQLVLRLPSGVV